The following are from one region of the Nicotiana tomentosiformis chromosome 7, ASM39032v3, whole genome shotgun sequence genome:
- the LOC138895529 gene encoding uncharacterized protein: MAEELKKLIIRVQGVEGGKGIEGLNYKDLCIQPNVELPEGYKPPKFEMFDGTGNLKVHLRIYYDKLIGVGKDERILMKLFMRSLTGDALSWYISQNPKKWVSLASMASDFMDRFRFNTENAPDVFYIQNLKKKPTDTFHEYVTRCRSEAAKVRPALEEEQMNKFFVRAQDPQYYERLTVIENHKFSDIIKLGERIEEGIKSGMVTNFEALQATNKALQSWGISKKKEVGAVMNWSPPWRGPYYPLEQPVPHLSHSFHQADMMWESEEDKVLAGIRNLFLDDGDMDCSAIVEEEEEEGLIIQTLKKGSVLKNWTAAPSRAHRVPR, encoded by the exons atgGCAGAGGAACTTAAGAAGCTCATAATCCGAGTCCAGGGTGTCGAAGGGGgtaaaggcattgagggtttgaactaTAAAGATCTGTGTATTCAGCCAAACGTAGAACtaccggagggttacaaacctcccaagttcgagaTGTTTGACGGAACAGGTAACCTAAAGGTGCATCTAAGGATATACTATGACAAGCTCATAGGAGTTGGAAAAGATGAAAGGATTCTCATGAaactgttcatgagaagcctcactggagacgccCTATCGTGGTACATCAGCCAaaatccaaagaagtgggttagctTGGcaagcatggcatcagatttcatggatcggttcaggtttaataCGGAGAATGCGCCAGATGTCTTCTATAtccagaatctcaagaagaagccaacagatACTTTCCATGAGTATGTTACTCGATGCAGATCGGAAGCTGCGAAAGTAAGGCCGGCATTGGAAGAAGAGCAGATGAACAAGTTCTTCGTCCGGGCCCAGGATCCACAATACTACGAAAGGTTAACGGTTATCGAGAATCAcaaattctccgacatcatcaaattgggggaaaggattgaagaagggatcaagagcggaatggtaactaattttgaggcattacaggctacgaataaagctttgcagtcatggggtatatccaagaagaaagaagtaggggcCGTGATG aattggtcgccaccatggcgtggtccttattaccctctagagcaaccagtaccacatttgagccattCATTTcaccaagctgacatgatgtgggagtccgaagaagataaagttctagccggtataaggaatctgtttctggatgatggagacatggattgcagtgcgatagttgaggaggaagaggaggaaggCCTCATAATTCAGACCTTGAAAAAGGGatctgttctcaagaactggactgctgcaccatcaagggcccatcgagttcctAGGTAG